One window of the Klebsiella oxytoca genome contains the following:
- a CDS encoding YfgM family protein produces the protein MEIYNNENDQVDALKRFFAENGKALAVGVILGVGALVGWRYWTSHQLDTARGSSLAYENAISALKSDKPEALNAAQKFAADSKNTYGAFASLELAQQFVDKNDLQNAEKQLQQGLAAASDDNLKSVINMRLARVQLQLKQPDAALKTLDAVKGEGWTAIVADLRGEILLSKGDKQGAKAAWEAGAKSDASPALSEMMRMKINNLSI, from the coding sequence GTGGAAATTTACAATAACGAAAACGATCAGGTCGATGCGCTAAAGCGTTTCTTTGCTGAAAATGGCAAAGCGCTGGCCGTCGGGGTGATTTTGGGCGTTGGCGCACTGGTTGGCTGGCGCTACTGGACTTCCCATCAGCTGGATACCGCCAGGGGCTCGTCTCTGGCTTATGAAAATGCGATTTCCGCGCTCAAATCGGATAAACCGGAAGCGCTGAACGCTGCACAGAAGTTTGCCGCTGATAGCAAAAACACCTATGGTGCGTTTGCTTCACTTGAGCTGGCGCAGCAGTTTGTGGATAAAAACGACCTGCAGAACGCTGAAAAGCAGCTTCAGCAGGGGTTGGCTGCCGCATCTGATGATAACCTGAAATCGGTTATCAATATGCGTCTTGCCCGCGTACAGCTGCAGCTTAAGCAACCTGATGCTGCGCTGAAAACACTGGATGCCGTGAAAGGCGAAGGCTGGACCGCGATTGTCGCCGACCTGCGCGGCGAGATCCTGCTGAGCAAAGGCGATAAGCAAGGGGCTAAAGCTGCATGGGAAGCGGGTGCGAAAAGCGATGCTTCACCGGCGCTCAGCGAAATGATGCGTATGAAAATAAATAATTTGTCCATCTGA
- the hisS gene encoding histidine--tRNA ligase — translation MAKNIQAIRGMNDYLPGETALWQRIEGSLKQVLGSYGYSEIRMPIVEQTPLFKRAIGEVTDVVEKEMYTFEDRNGDSLTLRPEGTAGCVRAGIEHGLLYNQEQRLWYIGPMFRHERPQKGRYRQFHQIGAEAFGLQGPDIDAELIMLTARWWRELGISDHVALELNSIGSLEARASYRDALVAYLEQFKDKLDEDCKRRMYTNPLRVLDSKNPDVQALLNDAPTLGDYLDEESKAHFAGLCALLDDADIRYTVNQRLVRGLDYYNRTVFEWVTTSLGSQGTVCAGGRYDGLVEQLGGRATPGVGFAMGLERLVLLVQAVNPEFKADPVVDIYLVASGTDTQSAAMRLAEQVRDALPGVKLMTNQGGGNFKKQFARADKWGASVALVLGESEIADGNVVVKDLRSGEQTTVTQDSVAAHLRTLLG, via the coding sequence GTGGCAAAGAACATTCAAGCCATCCGAGGCATGAACGATTATCTGCCGGGCGAAACCGCTCTCTGGCAGCGCATTGAAGGCTCACTGAAGCAGGTGCTTGGTAGCTACGGTTACAGCGAAATCCGTATGCCGATTGTAGAGCAGACCCCGTTATTCAAACGCGCTATCGGTGAAGTGACCGACGTGGTTGAAAAAGAGATGTATACCTTTGAGGACCGCAACGGCGATAGCCTGACTTTGCGCCCTGAAGGCACTGCTGGCTGCGTACGCGCCGGTATCGAACATGGTCTCCTGTACAATCAAGAACAGCGTCTGTGGTACATTGGGCCGATGTTCCGCCACGAGCGTCCGCAGAAAGGGCGCTATCGTCAGTTTCACCAGATTGGCGCGGAAGCGTTTGGTCTGCAGGGGCCGGATATCGATGCCGAGCTGATTATGCTTACCGCCCGCTGGTGGCGTGAACTGGGTATTTCCGACCATGTTGCGCTGGAGCTGAACTCTATCGGTTCGCTGGAAGCTCGCGCCAGCTATCGTGATGCGCTGGTGGCTTATCTTGAGCAGTTTAAAGATAAGCTGGACGAAGACTGCAAACGCCGCATGTACACCAACCCGCTGCGCGTGCTGGATTCTAAAAACCCGGATGTACAGGCGCTTCTGAACGACGCTCCGACGCTGGGCGATTATCTTGATGAAGAGTCGAAAGCGCACTTCGCCGGGCTTTGCGCGCTGCTGGACGATGCCGATATCCGCTATACCGTGAACCAGCGTCTGGTGCGCGGTCTCGACTATTACAACCGCACCGTGTTTGAGTGGGTAACCACCAGCCTCGGTTCTCAGGGCACCGTCTGCGCCGGGGGCCGTTATGATGGTCTGGTTGAGCAGCTTGGCGGCCGCGCAACGCCTGGCGTAGGTTTTGCGATGGGGCTGGAACGTCTTGTTTTACTGGTTCAGGCAGTGAATCCGGAATTTAAAGCCGATCCTGTTGTCGATATATACCTGGTAGCCTCCGGAACTGACACCCAGTCCGCAGCAATGCGTCTGGCTGAGCAGGTACGCGATGCGTTGCCCGGCGTTAAGCTGATGACCAACCAGGGCGGCGGCAACTTTAAGAAGCAGTTTGCCCGCGCCGATAAATGGGGCGCTAGCGTCGCGCTGGTGCTGGGCGAATCAGAAATCGCTGACGGAAACGTGGTAGTGAAAGATTTACGCTCAGGTGAGCAAACTACCGTAACGCAGGATAGCGTTGCCGCGCATTTGCGCACACTTCTGGGTTAA
- the ispG gene encoding flavodoxin-dependent (E)-4-hydroxy-3-methylbut-2-enyl-diphosphate synthase yields the protein MHNQAPIQRRKSKRIYVGNVPIGDGAPIAVQSMTNTRTTDVAATVNQIKALERVGADIVRVSVPTMDAAEAFKLIKQQVDVPLVADIHFDYRIALKVAEYGVDCLRINPGNIGNEERIRMVVDCARDKNIPIRIGVNAGSLEKDLQEKYGEPTPQALLESAMRHVDHLDRLNFDQFKVSVKASDVFLAVESYRLLAKQIDQPLHLGITEAGGARSGAVKSAIGLGLLLSEGIGDTLRVSLAADPVEEIKVGFDILKSLRIRSRGINFIACPTCSRQEFDVIGTVNALEQRLEDIITPMDVSIIGCVVNGPGEALVSTLGVTGGNKKSGLYEDGVRKDRLDNDDMIDQLEARIRAKASILDEARRIDIQQVEAK from the coding sequence ATGCATAACCAGGCTCCGATTCAACGTAGAAAATCAAAACGAATTTACGTTGGGAATGTGCCGATTGGCGATGGTGCCCCCATCGCCGTACAGTCGATGACAAACACGCGCACCACCGATGTGGCGGCGACGGTAAATCAAATTAAAGCTCTGGAGCGCGTCGGCGCGGATATCGTGCGCGTTTCGGTGCCAACGATGGATGCAGCAGAAGCGTTTAAGCTTATTAAACAGCAGGTTGACGTACCGCTGGTTGCCGATATCCACTTCGATTACCGCATTGCGCTGAAAGTTGCGGAATACGGGGTTGATTGCCTGCGTATTAATCCAGGTAATATCGGTAACGAAGAGCGCATCCGCATGGTAGTTGACTGCGCTCGTGACAAAAATATCCCTATCCGTATTGGTGTGAACGCCGGTTCTCTGGAAAAAGATCTCCAGGAAAAATACGGTGAGCCCACGCCTCAAGCGCTGCTGGAATCGGCAATGCGCCATGTCGATCACCTCGATCGTCTCAATTTTGATCAGTTTAAAGTCAGCGTAAAAGCGTCCGATGTTTTCCTGGCGGTGGAGTCCTACCGCCTGCTGGCGAAACAGATCGATCAACCTCTGCACCTGGGGATCACCGAAGCGGGCGGCGCGCGCAGCGGCGCGGTGAAGTCAGCGATCGGCCTCGGGTTACTGCTATCTGAAGGGATCGGCGATACTCTGCGCGTTTCTCTGGCAGCGGATCCGGTTGAAGAGATCAAAGTTGGTTTCGATATTCTCAAATCGCTGCGTATCCGCTCTCGCGGGATCAACTTTATTGCCTGTCCGACCTGTTCACGTCAGGAGTTTGACGTTATCGGTACCGTTAACGCGCTCGAGCAGCGTCTGGAAGATATCATCACGCCGATGGATGTTTCGATCATTGGCTGCGTGGTGAATGGCCCAGGCGAGGCGCTGGTTTCGACGCTCGGCGTGACCGGCGGCAATAAAAAAAGCGGGCTGTATGAAGATGGCGTACGTAAAGACCGACTGGATAACGACGATATGATCGATCAGCTGGAGGCGCGGATTCGTGCTAAAGCATCGATTCTCGATGAGGCTCGTCGCATCGATATTCAGCAGGTTGAAGCGAAATAA
- the rodZ gene encoding cytoskeleton protein RodZ produces the protein MNTEATQDHQEANTTGARLRNAREQLGLSQQAVAERLCLKVSTVRDIEDDKAPADLASTFLRGYIRSYARLVHIPEEELLPMMAKQAPIRAAKVAPMQSFSLGKRRKKRDGWLMSFTWLVLFVVIGLSGAWWWQDHKAQQDEISSMADQSSAELNSGDSNSQSIPLNTQSSTSVPDTAANSAPVEAPAAPAASTPAPVDNNAVVAPSQANVDTAATQALANPALPLPTDQANVTATAASAQDLVMNFTADCWLEVSDATGKKLFSGLQRKGGNLNLSGQAPYKLKIGAPAAVEIQYLGKPVDLSRFIRTNQVARLTLNAEQSPAQ, from the coding sequence ATGAATACTGAAGCCACTCAAGACCATCAAGAAGCAAATACCACGGGCGCGCGTCTGCGTAATGCCCGCGAACAACTCGGGCTCAGCCAGCAAGCGGTGGCTGAACGTTTATGCCTGAAGGTTTCCACGGTTCGTGATATTGAAGACGATAAGGCACCCGCCGATCTTGCTTCAACCTTCCTGCGCGGCTATATCCGCTCCTATGCTCGCCTTGTGCACATTCCTGAAGAAGAGCTGCTGCCGATGATGGCGAAGCAGGCTCCGATTCGGGCGGCGAAAGTTGCGCCGATGCAAAGCTTCTCGCTGGGTAAGCGTCGCAAAAAGCGCGACGGCTGGCTGATGAGCTTTACCTGGCTGGTGCTGTTTGTGGTGATTGGCCTCAGCGGCGCCTGGTGGTGGCAGGATCACAAAGCGCAGCAGGACGAGATCTCCAGCATGGCCGACCAGTCCTCCGCTGAGCTGAATTCCGGAGATAGCAACAGTCAAAGTATTCCACTGAATACTCAATCTTCCACTTCGGTACCGGATACGGCAGCTAACAGCGCGCCCGTAGAGGCTCCTGCGGCGCCAGCGGCATCGACGCCAGCGCCGGTTGATAATAACGCCGTTGTCGCGCCTTCTCAGGCAAACGTCGATACGGCGGCCACTCAGGCGCTTGCAAATCCAGCGTTACCGTTACCGACCGATCAGGCAAACGTGACCGCTACGGCGGCTTCTGCGCAGGATCTGGTGATGAACTTTACCGCCGACTGCTGGCTGGAAGTGAGCGATGCGACCGGCAAAAAACTGTTTAGCGGTTTACAGCGTAAAGGCGGGAATCTCAATCTGAGCGGCCAGGCACCCTATAAACTGAAAATCGGTGCGCCGGCAGCGGTAGAGATTCAGTATCTGGGTAAACCAGTCGATTTGAGTCGTTTTATCAGAACTAACCAGGTTGCGCGTCTGACCCTGAATGCCGAACAATCACCGGCGCAGTAA
- a CDS encoding bifunctional tRNA (adenosine(37)-C2)-methyltransferase TrmG/ribosomal RNA large subunit methyltransferase RlmN yields MSEQIVTPDSAALTVPNKDAKINLLDLNRQQMREFFKNMGEKPFRADQVMKWMYHYCCDNFDEMTDINKVLRGKLKEVAEIRAPEVVEEQRSSDGTIKWAIAVGDQRVETVYIPEEDRATLCVSSQVGCALECKFCSTAQQGFNRNLRVSEIIGQVWRAAKIVGAVKTTGVRPITNVVMMGMGEPLLNLNNVVPAMEIMLDDFGFGLSKRRVTLSTSGVVPALDKLGDMIDVALAISLHAPNDTIRDEIVPINKKYNIETFLNSVRGYISKSNANQGRVTIEYVMLDHVNDGTEHAHELAALLKDTPCKINLIPWNPFPGAPYGRSSNSRIDRFSKVLMEYGFTTIVRKTRGDDIDAACGQLAGDVIDRTKRTLRKRMQGEAIDVKAV; encoded by the coding sequence ATGTCTGAACAAATAGTCACACCTGATAGCGCCGCTCTGACGGTGCCGAACAAAGATGCCAAAATCAACCTGCTGGATCTGAACCGTCAGCAGATGCGCGAGTTTTTTAAAAACATGGGCGAAAAGCCTTTCCGCGCCGATCAGGTGATGAAATGGATGTATCACTACTGCTGCGATAACTTTGATGAGATGACCGACATCAACAAAGTTCTGCGCGGTAAATTAAAGGAAGTCGCGGAGATACGCGCGCCGGAAGTTGTTGAAGAGCAGCGCTCCAGCGACGGCACCATCAAATGGGCGATTGCCGTTGGCGATCAGCGCGTTGAGACCGTATATATCCCGGAAGAGGATCGCGCTACCCTGTGCGTCTCTTCGCAGGTTGGCTGCGCGCTGGAGTGTAAATTCTGCTCGACGGCGCAGCAGGGCTTTAACCGCAACCTGCGGGTTTCGGAAATTATCGGCCAGGTCTGGCGCGCGGCGAAAATCGTCGGCGCGGTGAAAACCACCGGCGTACGTCCGATTACCAACGTTGTGATGATGGGAATGGGCGAGCCGCTGTTGAACCTGAACAATGTGGTTCCGGCGATGGAAATCATGCTTGATGATTTCGGCTTTGGTCTTTCCAAACGTCGCGTCACGCTCTCCACTTCCGGCGTGGTGCCAGCGCTTGATAAGCTTGGCGATATGATTGACGTCGCGCTGGCTATCTCCCTGCACGCGCCGAACGATACCATTCGCGACGAAATCGTGCCGATCAACAAGAAATACAATATCGAGACCTTCCTGAACTCGGTGCGTGGCTATATTTCGAAGTCCAACGCCAACCAGGGCCGCGTCACTATCGAATACGTCATGCTGGACCACGTTAATGACGGCACCGAACATGCCCACGAGCTGGCTGCGCTGCTTAAGGACACGCCGTGCAAGATTAACCTGATCCCATGGAACCCCTTCCCGGGCGCGCCGTATGGCCGTAGCTCCAACAGCCGTATCGACCGTTTCTCCAAGGTTCTGATGGAGTATGGTTTTACCACGATTGTGCGTAAAACTCGCGGTGACGATATTGACGCTGCCTGCGGTCAGCTGGCCGGCGACGTAATCGACCGTACCAAGCGTACGCTGCGTAAACGTATGCAGGGCGAAGCGATCGACGTTAAGGCTGTCTGA
- the ndk gene encoding nucleoside-diphosphate kinase — MAIERTFSIIKPNAVAKNVIGGIFSRFEAAGFKIVGTKMLHLTVEQARGFYAEHEGRPFFDGLVEFMTSGPIVVSVLEGENAVQRHRDLLGATNPDNALAGTLRADYADSFTENGTHGSDSVESAAREIAFFFAEGEVCPRTR; from the coding sequence ATGGCTATTGAACGTACTTTTTCCATCATCAAACCAAACGCGGTGGCAAAAAACGTTATTGGCGGCATCTTTTCTCGCTTTGAAGCTGCAGGGTTCAAAATTGTTGGCACCAAAATGCTGCATCTGACCGTTGAGCAGGCTCGCGGCTTCTATGCTGAGCACGAAGGCCGCCCATTCTTTGATGGTCTGGTTGAATTTATGACTTCCGGTCCGATCGTGGTTTCCGTACTGGAAGGCGAAAACGCGGTTCAGCGTCATCGCGATCTGCTGGGCGCAACCAACCCGGACAACGCGCTGGCCGGTACCCTGCGCGCTGACTACGCTGACAGCTTCACCGAGAACGGCACCCACGGTTCCGACTCAGTTGAATCTGCTGCGCGCGAAATCGCTTTCTTCTTCGCTGAAGGCGAGGTTTGCCCGCGTACCCGCTAA
- the pbpC gene encoding peptidoglycan glycosyltransferase PbpC (penicillin-binding protein 1C) yields the protein MRILRRIQRRWRWLAAFVFLLWLAVLAADRLWPLPLHEVAPARVVVAEDGTPLWRFADAQGVWRYPVTLADVSPRYLQALIHYEDRWFWDHPGVNPFAIVRAAWQDLTSGRVISGGSTLTMQVARLLDPHPRTFGGKLRQLWRALQLEWHLSKSEILTLYLNRAPFGGTLQGIGAASWAYLGKPPARLSYGEAALLAVLPQAPSRLRPDRWPERAQAARDKVLLRMENQGVWPKKPVHEAIEEPVWLFPRQMPQLAPLFSRRALASSREEKVVTTLDAGLQRQLEDLALNWKSRLPPRSSLAMVVVDHTNMKVRGWVGSADISDDSRFGHIDMVSAIRSPGSVLKPFVYGMALDEGLIHPASLLQDVPRRFSDYRPGNFDSGFHGPVSASDALVRSLNLPAVQVLEAYGPKRFAARLRNAGLPLMLPAGAEPNLSLILGGGGARLADIVAAYSAFARHGKAAQLRITPDSSLVERPLLSPGSAWIVRRILAGEAQPVPDASLVQVVPLAWKTGTSYGYRDAWAIGVNARYLIGIWTGRPDGTPVVGQFGFASAVPLLNQVNNMLLARPAMSRGGLPADPRPSSVSAGTICWPGGQNLPAGDANCRRRLATWLLDDSQPPTLLLPGQEGVRGIRFPVWLNQQGLRVAADCPGAVEKRLDVWPLPLEPWLPAGERRRVRVPPVSLACPPVQTADAAPLILSGVREGAVVKRLPGERKVMLPLQTTGGEGRRWWFLNGEALLAEGASTTLSLERPDGYQVVVMDEAGQIVAVNFTVQ from the coding sequence ATGCGGATATTGAGGCGCATACAACGCCGCTGGCGCTGGCTGGCGGCGTTTGTTTTTCTGCTGTGGTTGGCTGTTCTGGCTGCCGACCGGCTATGGCCGCTGCCGCTGCATGAGGTCGCCCCTGCCAGAGTAGTGGTGGCGGAAGACGGGACGCCGCTATGGCGCTTTGCCGATGCGCAGGGCGTCTGGCGCTATCCGGTAACCCTTGCTGACGTGTCGCCACGCTATTTACAGGCGCTGATCCACTATGAGGACCGCTGGTTCTGGGATCATCCCGGCGTAAATCCTTTCGCAATCGTTCGCGCCGCCTGGCAGGATCTGACTTCCGGGAGAGTGATCTCCGGAGGCAGTACCCTGACCATGCAGGTTGCGCGTCTGCTCGATCCACATCCTCGCACCTTCGGCGGCAAGCTGCGTCAGCTTTGGCGTGCGCTGCAGCTGGAGTGGCATCTGTCAAAAAGCGAGATCCTCACGCTGTATCTCAACCGGGCGCCGTTCGGCGGCACGCTGCAGGGGATCGGCGCGGCCAGCTGGGCATACCTGGGTAAGCCGCCCGCCAGGCTAAGCTATGGCGAAGCGGCGCTGCTGGCGGTGCTACCGCAGGCGCCGAGCCGTCTGCGTCCGGACCGCTGGCCCGAGCGGGCGCAGGCGGCGCGCGATAAAGTGCTGCTACGTATGGAAAATCAGGGCGTGTGGCCAAAAAAACCGGTACACGAAGCTATCGAAGAGCCCGTCTGGCTGTTTCCACGGCAGATGCCACAGCTGGCGCCGCTGTTTTCCCGCCGCGCGCTGGCGAGCAGTCGTGAAGAGAAGGTGGTGACGACGCTGGATGCCGGTCTGCAGCGACAGCTGGAAGACCTGGCGCTGAACTGGAAATCGCGTCTGCCGCCGCGCAGTTCGCTGGCGATGGTGGTGGTCGACCATACCAATATGAAAGTACGCGGCTGGGTAGGATCGGCGGATATTAGCGATGATAGTCGCTTTGGCCATATTGATATGGTATCGGCGATCCGCTCTCCCGGCTCGGTACTGAAGCCGTTTGTCTACGGTATGGCGCTGGATGAAGGACTGATCCATCCAGCCTCATTATTGCAGGATGTTCCGCGACGCTTTAGCGACTACCGGCCGGGCAACTTTGACAGCGGTTTTCACGGGCCGGTGAGCGCCAGCGATGCGCTGGTTCGCTCGCTAAATCTTCCAGCGGTGCAGGTGCTGGAGGCCTATGGACCGAAGCGTTTTGCCGCCAGGCTGCGTAATGCCGGATTGCCGCTGATGCTGCCCGCCGGCGCGGAACCGAATCTGTCGCTGATCCTCGGCGGCGGTGGCGCGCGTCTGGCGGATATTGTGGCGGCATACAGCGCATTCGCCCGTCACGGTAAGGCGGCGCAATTGCGCATCACCCCGGACTCTTCGCTAGTGGAAAGACCGCTGCTGTCGCCAGGTTCAGCCTGGATCGTGCGGCGCATTCTGGCCGGTGAAGCGCAGCCGGTTCCCGATGCCTCGCTGGTGCAGGTGGTGCCGCTGGCGTGGAAAACCGGTACCAGCTACGGCTATCGCGATGCCTGGGCGATTGGCGTTAACGCCCGCTATCTGATTGGTATCTGGACCGGACGACCCGATGGAACGCCGGTCGTCGGGCAGTTTGGATTCGCCAGCGCGGTACCGTTGCTGAATCAGGTGAATAATATGCTGCTGGCGCGACCGGCAATGAGCCGCGGCGGATTGCCCGCCGATCCTCGTCCGTCATCGGTTAGCGCCGGGACCATTTGCTGGCCGGGAGGGCAGAATTTACCGGCGGGCGACGCGAATTGCCGCCGACGGCTGGCAACCTGGCTACTCGATGACAGCCAGCCGCCGACTCTGCTCCTGCCCGGGCAGGAAGGCGTTCGCGGGATTCGCTTCCCGGTATGGCTGAATCAACAAGGTTTACGGGTGGCGGCTGATTGCCCCGGCGCGGTGGAGAAAAGGCTCGACGTCTGGCCGCTGCCGCTTGAACCCTGGCTACCCGCAGGCGAACGGCGTCGCGTCAGGGTGCCTCCGGTTTCGCTGGCGTGTCCGCCGGTGCAAACTGCGGATGCCGCACCGCTGATACTCTCAGGCGTTCGCGAGGGCGCGGTAGTTAAACGCCTTCCCGGCGAGCGGAAGGTGATGCTGCCCCTGCAAACGACCGGCGGGGAAGGGCGACGCTGGTGGTTTTTGAACGGCGAAGCGCTGCTGGCGGAAGGAGCCAGCACCACTCTTAGCCTGGAACGCCCTGATGGTTATCAAGTGGTGGTGATGGATGAGGCAGGGCAGATTGTTGCCGTGAATTTCACCGTGCAATAA